A DNA window from Fragaria vesca subsp. vesca linkage group LG3, FraVesHawaii_1.0, whole genome shotgun sequence contains the following coding sequences:
- the LOC101297233 gene encoding uncharacterized protein LOC101297233: protein MRDNGWDSLLDQVVVFCGKENIMVPNMNLQLQELNNRFNEANTELLLCLACLSPNDTFSCFNKERLMHLAHLYPADFSTSDLLILESQLDIYIDDMQSNSKFQNMHGISDLALKLVETRKHKTYQYAYLLITLALVLPVATATVERAFSAMNIIKNRMRNRMGDQWLNDSLTVYLEKDVFNAIDNEVIIQRFQNMAPRRGQL from the exons ATGAGGGATAATGGATGGGATTCTTTACTAGATCAAGTTGTTGTGTTTTGTGGGAAAGAAAATATCATGGTTCCTAACATGA ATCTCCAACTACAAGAGTTGAACAATCGTTTCAATGAGGCCAATACAGAGCTACTCCTCTGCCTTGCTTGTTTAAGTCCGAATGATACATTTTCTTGTTTTAACAAGGAACGTTTGATGCATCTTGCTCACTTATATCCGGCTGATTTTTCTACATCGGATTTGTTGATACTAGAGTCACAACTTGATATTTACATTGATGATATGCAGTCTAACTCTAAGTTTCAAAACATGCATGGAATATCTGATCTAGCACTGAAACTTGTTGAGACAAGAAAGCATAAGACTTATCAATATGCATATCTGCTCATTACCTTGGCACTAGTACTTCCAGTTGCAACAGCCACAGTTGAAAGGGCATTCTCTGCCATGAACATCATAAAGAATCGAATGCGTAATCGAATGGGAGATCAGTGGTTGAATGATAGCTTAACAGTGTACCTTGAGAAAGATGTGTTCAATGCCATTGACAATGAAGTTATAATTCAGCGATTTCAAAACATGGCACCTCGTCGAGGACAACTATAG
- the LOC101297526 gene encoding serine/threonine-protein kinase OXI1-like has product MEELPLQPSHFSPELDLDTLKAIRVLGKGAMGTVFLVHDPKSDPNAICPFALKVVDKSLLHTKLDAERRARWEVQVLTQLSDPNPHPFLPSLLGSFDCDEYLGWAVPYCPGGDLNVLRHRQNDGVFSPTVLRFYLAEIVCALEHLHSMGIAYRDLKPENVLIQQSGHVTLTDFDLSRRLKHQAVKTVVIDAPEVKRKRNLTRWITIINENKTKAGQLKKAKSARVSPVSRRKPSFSDNGERANSFVGTEEYVAPEVVRGEGHEFAVDWWALGILTYECMYGTTPFKGRCRKETFRNVLTKAPEFVGRRTALMDLIERLLHKDPSRRLGYVRGACEIKEHEFFRGVSWDLLTEVSRAPFIPPREEDGDVTERRRASERCGASVRDYFQKLRAPPPSTPPSPDCQFAEF; this is encoded by the coding sequence ATGGAGGAGCTTCCATTACAACCGTCGCATTTCTCACCGGAGCTCGACCTCGACACCCTCAAGGCCATCCGAGTCCTCGGCAAAGGAGCCATGGGGACCGTCTTCTTAGTCCACGACCCGAAATCCGACCCGAATGCTATCTGCCCTTTCGCTCTCAAAGTCGTCGACAAGTCTTTGCTCCACACCAAGCTCGACGCCGAGCGCCGCGCCCGGTGGGAGGTCCAGGTCCTGACCCAGCTCTCCGACCCGAACCCGCACCCGTTTCTCCCTTCTCTTCTCGGCTCATTCGACTGCGACGAGTATTTGGGCTGGGCCGTTCCTTACTGCCCCGGCGGCGACCTCAACGTCCTCCGCCACCGTCAAAACGACGGCGTTTTCTCCCCGACGGTGCTCCGGTTTTATCTGGCGGAGATCGTCTGCGCGTTGGAGCACCTCCATAGCATGGGGATCGCTTACCGCGATTTGAAGCCGGAAAACGTGCTCATCCAACAGTCTGGTCACGTGACCCTCACGGACTTCGACCTTTCCAGAAGGCTGAAACACCAGGCCGTTAAAACAGTAGTGATCGATGCACCAGAGGTTAAGCGCAAACGGAACCTGACGCGCTGGATTACCATCATCAACGAGAACAAAACGAAAGCCGGGCAGCTGAAGAAGGCTAAGTCGGCTAGGGTCAGCCCGGTCAGCCGCCGCAAGCCGAGCTTCTCTGACAACGGCGAGCGGGCCAACTCGTTCGTCGGGACCGAGGAGTACGTCGCCCCGGAGGTCGTCCGCGGCGAGGGTCACGAGTTCGCCGTGGACTGGTGGGCCCTCGGGATTTTAACCTACGAGTGCATGTACGGGACGACGCCGTTTAAGGGGAGGTGCCGGAAGGAGACGTTCCGGAACGTGCTGACGAAAGCGCCGGAGTTCGTGGGGAGACGGACGGCGCTGATGGACCTGATCGAACGGCTGCTGCACAAGGACCCCAGCAGGCGGTTGGGGTACGTGAGGGGCGCGTGCGAGATAAAAGAGCATGAGTTTTTTCGCGGGGTGAGCTGGGACCTACTGACGGAGGTTTCACGGGCTCCGTTTATTCCGCCGCGGGAGGAGGACGGAGACGTGACGGAGAGGAGGAGGGCCTCCGAGAGATGTGGAGCGAGCGTTAGAGACTATTTTCAAAAGTTAAGGGCTCCTCCGCCGTCAACGCCGCCGTCGCCGGATTGTCAATTTGCCGAGTTTTGA